In Candidatus Izemoplasmatales bacterium, one genomic interval encodes:
- the rpsO gene encoding 30S ribosomal protein S15, translating to MALSKAKTQEIVKAYQFKEGDTGSPEIQIALLTEEIALLNQHLQVHAHDFHSKRGLLMKVGKRRSLLDYLQKVSPERYQTLIQKLSLRR from the coding sequence ATGGCACTGTCCAAAGCAAAGACCCAGGAAATCGTCAAGGCGTACCAGTTCAAGGAAGGGGACACCGGTTCCCCCGAGATCCAGATCGCCCTGCTCACCGAGGAGATCGCGCTCCTGAACCAGCATCTGCAGGTTCATGCGCACGACTTCCATTCCAAACGCGGTCTGTTGATGAAGGTCGGGAAACGCAGAAGCCTGCTCGATTACCTGCAGAAGGTCTCTCCCGAGCGCTACCAGACGCTGATCCAGAAACTCAGCCTGCGCCGCTAG